The window CGACGAGCATGAGCTCCTGGGTCCGCCCGATAGCGAAGGCGGGCGCGACGACGGTCCCGCCCTCCCAGATCGTCGTCTTCGCGCTCTCGGCCCAGCGGTCCTCCACGGCGCGGCGGTCCTCGTGGGTCACGTCCGCGTACGTCGCCTCGCAGATCACGGCGTCGGCGTCGGGCCGCGCTGTCGTCCCCGAGACGAGCCGCTGGTCGTCGGTGTGGAAGTCGCCGGTGTACAGCAGGCGAGTCTCGCCGTCGTCGACGAGGACGTGCGCGGACCCGGGGATGTGCCCGGCGTTGCGAAGCGTCACCTCGTACTCCGTCCCGCCGGCTTCGACGGCGAACGGCTCCCCGTAGGCGCGGCACTCCTCGACCTCGCCGAGCCGCGCGACGTGCTCCTCCGAGAAGAGACACAGCGGGCTGTTCCCGTGCAGCTTGAGCGTGTCGCGCGCCAGTGTCCGCGTCAGGTCCGCGGTGGGCGGGGTCCAGTGAATCGCCGGCCGCCGGTCGCCTTTTAAAAGCGCGGGCACCGCGCCGGCGTGGTCGAGGTGGCCGTGCGAGACGACGACCGCGTCGGGCTCGGGGTCGCGGACCGGGTACTGCGGCGGGTCCGCGGTCAACAGGCCGTAGTCCAAGAGCAGCGCGCCGTCGACGAGGACCGCGCTCCGACCGACCTCGCGGGCGCCGCCGAGGAACTCGACCTCCATTACCGGGCCGTAGCCGCCCGCGGCGTTAGTGCTCGTCGGTCCCGGACCCGTCGCTCCCGCCTCCGTCGCTCCCGCCTCCGTCGCTCCCGCCTCCGTCGAGCCGCGTCGCGACCGCCTCGAGGACCGGTGCCGGCCCGAGGAGCCACACCCACGCGGCGAGGAAGAGCGCGCCCGGCAACTCCGGCAGCGCGAGCCCCGTCACCGGCCACCACCCCGCGACGAACGTCGCCCACACCGCGACGTGGGCCGGGACGAACGCGAGGGCGATCCGCCCCGTCGCCCTCCCCTTACGGACGACCCCGTCGACGGCGGCGGCGACTGTGACCAGGGCGTAGAAGCCGACGGCGGACGGGCCGTGGAGCGGCTCCGTGAGATCGAAGGCGCCGACCCCCGCCATCGCGGCCATCGCGAGCCCGAGGGCGACCGCGCGGAGCGCGCCGGCCCGGGAGTCGAACACTCGCCCGAGTTCGACCGCGTACCCCACGCCGGCCGCGCCACCGAGGATCAGCCCCCAGTTGAAGACGGGCGCGCTCGGCTCGCGGACCCCCAGATCGGAGAGCGCGTCGCTCGTCCACGAGAACGTCGGGTCGAGGAGAATCGCGGCCGCGATGCCGCCGAGCGCGAGGACCGTGGCCGCCGCGCCGAGGGTCCGTGCTCGTCGGGTCGCCGCCGCGTCCGGCCCCCTCGCCGCGGCGTCGGCGCCCATCGACGGGGGTCAGTCGAGCCGCTCAGCGGCGTTCCGCTCGACCAGGGGCTTCGCGTTCTCGACGGGGAGGGTCACGACGTCCTCGCTCGCGAGGTCGTACTCCCGCTCGTCGACGCCGAAGATGGCGCCGACGTCGCGGGTGATCCGGACGGTCGCGCGGTCGTCGATTCCAGAGTCGGGCTCGGCGCCGGTCTCGGTGGGCGCGCCGGCGCCGTCGCTCGCGCCACCGGCCGAGTCAGTGTCGCTCGCGGCCCCTGGGTCGTCGATCCCGGGCGCGCCGGGCGGCGCGGACTCCGGCGGGACCGCGGTCGGGCCGCCGTCGGTTGTGGCGCCGCCCGGGGTACTCTCCGCGGTGCCCTCGCCAGCCTCGCGGCCCGACGCGTCGGTCGGCGGGGGCGCGTCCGACCCCTCCGCGGTCCCGTCACGGGCCGCGTCCAGCGCGTCGGCGACCCCGTCGTCCGCGCCGCCCATGGCGCCGGCGAGCGCGTCGGCGACCTCGTCGCCTCCGGCCTCGGCGGCGGTCGTCTCGTCCGCGGTCTCCGGCTCGGGCGCGGGCGGGACCGGGTCCTCGCGGGAGTCCGCCGCGACTCCCTCCGTCGGGTCCCCTCCCTCCGCGATCCCGTCAGTCGTCGACTCGGATACGGGCGGCGAGTCGGACTCGGGGACGGGCGTCGGGTCGGACGCGGACTCGTCCACCGACACCTCGCCGGAGAGCACGTCGAGCACGCTCGATTTGTTCGCCTTGATCCGCTCGACGAGGTCGTCGAACAGCCGGCGCTCCTCGGTCGTCATGCCGTCGGCGTCGACCGACATGTCGGCCGCCGCGAACGACGCGAGCTTGACGACCTTGCCGACGCGGCGCTCGTACAGCGCCTCCGCGACCTCCTCGGCCGTCTCGACCTCGTCGGAGAGGCGGCGGACGTCGTCGTCGGAGAACGGCTTGTCGACCTGCTCGGCGCGGCGGTCGCGGGCCGCGCGCAGGTCGGCGACGTAGGCCGCCACGTCGTCGTAGAAGGAGTCCCGCAGGTGCTGGAGGCTGTCCTTGCGGCGTTCCTTCGCCTGGGCCGATCTGAGCTCGTCGAGGTTCATTATTCGGGTGCCTTCCGCGCCTCGCCGCGGGCCATCAGGAAGACCCCGGCGAACTCGGGCACGGTGTTTCTACCGGATTCAACTCTAACGCGCTCGCCGTTTAATTCTACCGTCCGATCGGCGTCGCTCTCGATCCGGATCTCCCGGCCGACGAATCGGTCCGGCACCGCGTCCCGCAGCGGGTCGAAGTCAGCGAGCTCGTCGCGCTCGATCGGCGTGACGACGAGCCCGGAGCCGCCGTGGAGGGTGCCCGGGAGCCGGATGAGCCGCCGCGTGTCCGTGGTCACCGGCTCGTCGATCGGCGCCGTGTCGGTCGCGGCCACGCGCGAGGCCAGCGCGGAGACGAGCCGGCGCACGCCCGGCCCCCCGGCCTCGACGTTGCCCTCGCGGACCGCGGTCGGGTTCCGGTCGAACGCGCCGAGGATCGTCTCCGCGCGCCCCTCGCCGATCCCCTCTAACTCCATCAGGCGCTCGCGGGCGTCGTCCTCGTCCATGTCGCGGAGGTCGTCGGCGTATTCGACGAGCGCCTCGTGGACCCGGGCGCCCCACCCGCCCTCGGTGCGGAGCACGCGCTTCGTCGTGCCGCGCTCGGAGACGGTCCGGATCAGGCCCTCGGTGTCGAGGTCGATCGCGCGGACGTAGTCGACGATCTCCCGGCGCGCCTCGCTGTCGAGCTCCCGCACGCTCTCGTCGCGGACGTGGACGTGGTAGCCGCGCCCGCCGGAGAAGACGACGGTGAGGTCGTCGAAGGCGAAGTCGTCGTCGAGGAAGTCCAGCAGGCGCAGGAGGGCGTCTTTACACTCCGCCAGCATCTCGGGGTACGAGGTCGCCTCCGGGTCCACGCCGGGGAGGTGGTCGGCGTCGAGGTCGAAGATCAGGTCGGCGGAGCGCCACCCCTTCCGCGACATCGTCGAGGCGCCGGGGTCGTCGTAGCGCGCGGCCGAGAAGTAGGCGTGCCGGGGCGCGTTGTCCGCGAAGAACGTGTCGACGTCGCCTAAATCGTACAGCGACTGGTGGCGGACCATCGTCGTTCCGGAGCCGGGCGTCCACGGGATGTGGCCCCACTCGCGGAGGTTCGCGTCCGGCGGGAGCGACGGCGACGCGCGGCGGTAGTAGTCGCCGAACCGCCCCTTCAGGTACTCGCGCGTCCGGTCGTCCATCGTCTCATCGGGTACCGGCGGTCGACGTATCAACGTATCGTTCGCGGGCGACCTCGGGCGACCTCGGGCGGCCGAACAGCGACGATTTATAAATAAACAGGGCGGTGGCGCGCGCCTCCGAGCGGCCGGAAGGCCGCGCGGAGCGCGTGCGAGGGAGTCGGACCGGCGCGGCCGCGCCGGTCCGACGAGGCTGGGGAGGTGTGAGGTGCGGTTGCGGTGCGGGCGGGACTCAAAGGGGCAGTCGCGAGGGCGAAGCACGCCGCAGCAAGCACTGGAAGGAGCGAACGAAGTGAGCGACTGAAGCGCGCAGCAAGGCGCGCGAGCCGTCGCGGCTGGGGCTTTGGAGGTCTTCACAGTCGATCCGCAGTCAGCTATTTATAAACGAGGAGCTGGGGCTTTGGACGTATTCCCCGCCGATCCGCATCACGCCTCGTGCACGTCGTCCTCGGCCACAACCCTATCCGGGCACGCACCGTACCCGCGTCCATGCGCTCCGAAGACGAGATCCGCGAGCAGTACGAGTTTCTCCGCGAACAGCTCGACGACGAGGAGATGTCTCACCGTGGCGTCGAAGAGCTGTTCACTCACTACAAGCGCGCGCTCGGCTGGGTGCTAGAGGAGGAGCACATGTGAGTCGGACCGCCTGTCAGTAACCTACGACTGAAGCCGTGGGCTTCCTCCTTGTTCCTCTGTGACAGCCCCGCCACACAGTTTCGACCCCCGTAACATGTTGTCGATAGAACACCTGTGGCGGTCCCTCGTTAGCTTTATCAATCCGAACCCTGTACTGTCAGGTGACGCTTCGTCTGGAGGGCCGAAGCGTCAGCGGGGACCAATCGGCCGCCCGACGCGGCTTTTTTCCGCGTCGGGCGCGCCGGCTTTCTGCTTCCGACACGCCCGCACGTCGCGAGCGACGCGACCGATCCGACTGACGCGATTGACTCGATCGATCTGACCGACCCGGGAGACGGGTCTCCGTGTCGACCTATCAGTTTCCGGACGTTCGGTCAGGGACGCGATTCGGCCCGAATTGCGTCGCCATAGTTGATCTACTGACAGAACCGAACCGAAGAAATCGGCTGATTACACGGGTTGGAGCGCG is drawn from Halorubrum sp. CBA1229 and contains these coding sequences:
- a CDS encoding DUF998 domain-containing protein, translating into MGADAAARGPDAAATRRARTLGAAATVLALGGIAAAILLDPTFSWTSDALSDLGVREPSAPVFNWGLILGGAAGVGYAVELGRVFDSRAGALRAVALGLAMAAMAGVGAFDLTEPLHGPSAVGFYALVTVAAAVDGVVRKGRATGRIALAFVPAHVAVWATFVAGWWPVTGLALPELPGALFLAAWVWLLGPAPVLEAVATRLDGGGSDGGGSDGGGSDGSGTDEH
- the priS gene encoding DNA primase small subunit PriS, producing MDDRTREYLKGRFGDYYRRASPSLPPDANLREWGHIPWTPGSGTTMVRHQSLYDLGDVDTFFADNAPRHAYFSAARYDDPGASTMSRKGWRSADLIFDLDADHLPGVDPEATSYPEMLAECKDALLRLLDFLDDDFAFDDLTVVFSGGRGYHVHVRDESVRELDSEARREIVDYVRAIDLDTEGLIRTVSERGTTKRVLRTEGGWGARVHEALVEYADDLRDMDEDDARERLMELEGIGEGRAETILGAFDRNPTAVREGNVEAGGPGVRRLVSALASRVAATDTAPIDEPVTTDTRRLIRLPGTLHGGSGLVVTPIERDELADFDPLRDAVPDRFVGREIRIESDADRTVELNGERVRVESGRNTVPEFAGVFLMARGEARKAPE
- a CDS encoding MBL fold metallo-hydrolase, encoding MEVEFLGGAREVGRSAVLVDGALLLDYGLLTADPPQYPVRDPEPDAVVVSHGHLDHAGAVPALLKGDRRPAIHWTPPTADLTRTLARDTLKLHGNSPLCLFSEEHVARLGEVEECRAYGEPFAVEAGGTEYEVTLRNAGHIPGSAHVLVDDGETRLLYTGDFHTDDQRLVSGTTARPDADAVICEATYADVTHEDRRAVEDRWAESAKTTIWEGGTVVAPAFAIGRTQELMLVADANDITPYVDGMGIEVTRIVRRHPEFLRDPEALRRAKGAARFVTGRDGQRERIAADNELIITTSGMLAGGPVHSYLPKIRGSPTNLVTLTGYQVEGTPGRELQEHGRLAINGQVRPVSARVESYDFSAHADREGLESFLNSYRGARVLVNHGDRCEAFAEDLREDGFAASAPAIGERIDV